One stretch of Oncorhynchus clarkii lewisi isolate Uvic-CL-2024 chromosome 1, UVic_Ocla_1.0, whole genome shotgun sequence DNA includes these proteins:
- the LOC139387873 gene encoding protein NDRG4-like isoform X13 — protein MQEITKHFVVCHVDAPGQQIGASQMPQGYQYPTMDQLAGMLPSVVQHFGFKSILGIGVGAGAYILAKFALIFPDLVEGLVLLNIDPNGKGWIDWATGKLSGFTSALPDTVLPHLFSQEELMNNTELVQSYRQQINNTVNQVNLQLFWNMYNSRRDLEMNRTGTIINAKTLKCPVMLVVGDNAPAEEGVVECNSKLDPTNTTFLKMADSGGLPQLTQPGKLSEAFKYFLQGMGYIAYVKDRRLSGGPVPSASMTRLARSRTASLTSGSSIESSRIRGFTHSDSNEGQVSHTMEVSC, from the exons GTACCAGTACCCCACCATGGACCAGCTGGCAGGCATGCTGCCCAGCGTAGTGCAGCACTTTGG ATTCAAGAGCATTTTGGGCATTGGAGTTGGAGCAGGCGCCTACATCCTGGCCAAATTTGCT CTGATCTTCCCTGATCTGGTGGAGGGCCTGGTGCTGCTCAACATCGACCCCAACGGGAAGGGCTGGATCGACTGGGCCACTGGCAAG ctgtCTGGTTTCACCAGTGCTCTTCCAGACACTGTGCTGCCCCACCTCTTTAGCCAG GAGGAGCTGATGAACAACACAGAGCTGGTCCAGAGCTATCGTCAACAGATCAACAACACTGTCAACCAGGTCAACCTGCAGCTCTTCTGGAACATGtacaacag CCGTAGGGATCTGGAGATGAACCGCACCGGGACCATCATCAATGCCAAGACCCTGAA GTGCCCCGTCATGCTGGTTGTTGGTGACAACGCTCCAGCTGAGGAGGGAGTG GTCGAATGCAATTCCAAACTTGACCCAACCAACACCACCTTCTTAAAG ATGGCTGACTCTGGTGGACTCCCTCAGCTCACACAG CCTGGAAAACTGTCCGAAGCATTCAAGTACTTCCTCCAGGGGATGGGCTACA TTGCGTATGTGAAGGATCGGAGGttgagtggtgggccag tgcCCTCTGCCAGTATGACCCGTCTGGCCCGCTCCCGGACAGCCTCCCTCACCAGTGGCAGCTCCATTGAGAGTTCTCGTATCCGGGGTTTTACACACTCTGACAGCAATGAGGGCCAGGTCAGCCACACCATGGAAGTGTCTTGCTGA
- the LOC139387814 gene encoding olfactomedin-4-like, with product MKSSLVFTLMFTGLVSIFPQSSPSDCVCDLKNSERPFPHDKLQTVENSASKCTKNITPQQTIEVEGLLLGLKRRLPQLEADVSVLEQEDDGDLYGTVSLQVIENELSEIQNLIAKLNSTTHSHQRLNTDTAEQLQELKEEMGKLEKFDNMQVVRGKEVNKRLRRDLDQCQNGHHPTAPPPEPAPGNCPLGHLRSVTGPNTYSVTEYGASYAYGSWGRDPKPAAGKESWFWIVPLTSSNVFSNFVRLYSSLSSLVVGVSVPGTVAIHSSNPTTNTIQGPNVVMYGDALYYNCYNKDAVCRFNITAKTVTTVGLPKGTGFNSKFNFCHLDACYGYTDMDLATDESGVWVIYSTPDNFGNLVLAEVIPDSPPTLGRTWTTSAHKRAVTNTFMACGVLYATRYLSKEAEEIFYSFDTVSGRERYDIGMEIKKMSTNIQSLNYSPVDHMLYAYSDSMVVSYKVHFG from the exons ATGAAGTCCTCTCTGGTGTTCACATTGATGTTCACTGGTCTTGTCTCCATCTTCCCTCAG TCTTCGcccagtgactgtgtgtgtgacctgaAGAACTCTGAGCGCCCCTTCCCTCATGACAAGCTGCAGACTGTAGAGAACAGTGCCTCAAAGTGCACTAAAAACATCACTCCACAGCAG ACTatagaggtggagggtctgttGCTGGGTCTGAAGAGGCGTCTACCCCAGCTGGAGGCTGATGTGTCAGTGCTGGAGCAGGAGGACGATGGGGATCTGTATGGGACGGTGTCTCTTCAGGTCATAGAGAATGAACTGTCGGAGATCCAGAACCTCATCGCCAAACTCAACAGTACCACTCACAGCCACCAACGCCTCAACACAGACACTGCTGAACAG CTGCAGGAGCTCAAAGAAGAGATGGGGAAGCTGGAGAAATTTGACAACATGCAGGTGGTCAGGGGAAAGGAGGTTAACAAACGTCTGAGGAGGGACTTGGACCAGTGCCAGAACGGCCACCATCCTACTGCCCCACCCCCTGAACCTGCACCTG GAAACTGTCCCCTGGGACACCTCCGGAGcgtgactggtcccaacacataTTCAGTCACTGAATATGGTGCCTCATATGCTTATGGCTCCTGGGGTCGTGACCCCAAACCTGCTGCAGGGAAGGAGAGCTGGTTTTGGATAGTGCCTTTGACTTCAAGCAATGTCTTCTCTAACTTTGTGAGACTTTATAGCAGCCTGAGCTCTCTGGTTGTGGGGGTCAGTGTTCCAGGCACTGTGGCGATTCACTCCTCCAACCCCACCACCAACACCATCCAGGGGCCTAATGTTGTAATGTATGGGGACGCCCTCTACTACAACTGCTACAACAAGGACGCTGTCTGCCGCTTCAACATCACAGCAAAAACAGTCACTACCGTGGGCCTGCCCAAAGGTACTGGGTTCAACAGCAAGTTCAACTTCTGCCATCTGGATGCTTGTTATGGTTACACTGACATGGACCTGGCTACTGATGAGTCTGGTGTCTGGGTGATCTACAGCACCCCTGATAACTTTGGTAACCTGGTCCTCGCTGAGGTGATCCCTGACAGTCCTCCCACCCTGGGCCGGACCTGGACCACTTCAGCTCATAAGCGTGCTGTGACCAACACCTTTATGGCGTGCGGTGTGCTCTACGCCACGCGGTACCTGAGTAAGGAAGCAGAGGAGATCTTCTACTCCTTTGATACTGTGAGCGGCCGGGAGCGTTATGACATCGGTATGGAGATCAAGAAGATGTCCACCAACATCCAGTCCCtcaactacagccccgttgacCACATGCTGTATGCCTACAGTGATTCGatggttgtttcctacaaggtTCATTTTGGGTAA